One genomic segment of Amycolatopsis sp. Hca4 includes these proteins:
- a CDS encoding erythromycin esterase family protein, with protein sequence MTGTVDVAEIAELAGDAEVVAIGENNHHIREFGVLRDRLLRHLVTERGFTVLGFESGFAEGRLVDAWLQGGPGEVADVARDGFTFGLGDSAEVHEMLTWLRGRGVRFSGLDVPSSAGSPVPALRAVREVLSRVDPANVSLVDTALAACEPYASVSSAVAPGRYRELGVAARDAATAALTVLKGHVDSLAPEAAHDAEGALRVDLYLRELDALMAGRAPEPQSSSRDTYMAATVRLLRRRFPGEKIVLMLHNGHLQRVPFSPMPGMTAPSAGTHLAAELGDRYFALALTAVSGTTTGLAPDPAYPLGFRMFEQALGEPAEGSVEAVLASRAPCVAEHPAASGIRHAHTAVPVDVASAFDAVVCLEKQETIFRSAAE encoded by the coding sequence ATGACAGGAACCGTCGACGTTGCCGAGATCGCCGAGCTGGCCGGCGACGCCGAAGTCGTCGCCATCGGCGAGAACAACCACCACATCCGCGAGTTCGGCGTGCTGCGCGACCGCCTCCTGCGCCACCTGGTGACCGAGCGCGGGTTCACCGTGCTCGGGTTCGAGAGCGGCTTCGCGGAGGGGCGTCTGGTCGACGCGTGGCTCCAGGGTGGTCCGGGCGAGGTCGCGGACGTCGCGCGGGACGGTTTCACGTTCGGTCTCGGCGACTCGGCCGAGGTGCACGAGATGCTGACCTGGCTGCGCGGCCGCGGTGTCCGGTTCTCCGGGCTCGACGTGCCGAGCTCGGCCGGTTCGCCGGTGCCCGCGTTGCGGGCGGTCCGTGAAGTCCTGTCGCGGGTGGATCCCGCGAACGTGTCCCTTGTGGACACCGCGTTGGCGGCGTGCGAGCCGTACGCGTCGGTCAGCAGTGCGGTCGCGCCGGGCCGGTACCGGGAGCTGGGTGTCGCGGCGCGGGATGCGGCCACGGCCGCGTTGACTGTCCTCAAAGGACACGTCGACTCGCTGGCGCCCGAAGCCGCGCACGACGCGGAAGGCGCATTGCGCGTCGACCTGTATCTGCGGGAGCTGGACGCGCTGATGGCCGGCCGCGCGCCCGAGCCGCAGAGTTCGTCGCGGGACACCTACATGGCGGCCACCGTGCGCCTGCTGCGGCGGCGGTTCCCGGGCGAGAAGATCGTGCTGATGCTCCACAACGGACACCTCCAGCGGGTGCCGTTCTCGCCGATGCCGGGCATGACGGCGCCGTCCGCGGGCACGCACCTGGCGGCCGAGCTGGGCGACCGTTACTTCGCCTTGGCGCTCACCGCCGTTTCGGGGACGACGACCGGGCTGGCGCCCGACCCGGCGTACCCGCTGGGGTTCCGGATGTTCGAGCAGGCGCTCGGGGAACCGGCCGAAGGCAGTGTCGAGGCAGTGCTGGCGTCGCGGGCGCCGTGCGTGGCCGAGCACCCGGCGGCGTCGGGCATCCGGCACGCGCACACGGCTGTGCCGGTCGACGTCGCGTCGGCGTTCGACGCGGTTGTCTGCCTGGAGAAGCAGGAAACGATTTTCCGGTCCGCCGCTGAATAG